The genome window TGCAAATGCGCACTGTTGGAATCATGCTGATCGTCTGCTCCCTGGCCGGCTGCGCGGCTGCCGTGCAGGCACGGGAGCTGCGCGAGGGTGACAAGTATATGTGCAGTTGGGGCGCCGGCACCGCCGCCAGGGCCCAGGAGTTGAAACTGTCGGGGGTGTCGCTGTACGCGGCGCGGCAGAAGATCCAGAGCATGAAGTTCAACAAGTCCTGGATGCGCATGATGGCCATGGGCATCACCGAACAGACCTACGACAGCCGTTCGCGGCTCAAACCCGAGGCGATTCGCCAGGGTTTCTATCAGGATTGCGTGCGCTACAAGGTCGCACGCAAATAACCCCTCAGCGCGACAGTGGCGAGCTGGCGTCCTCCTGGAAATACATCTTCGCCGTTTCAATAAACCGTCGATTGGCCTGGGATAGGTACTCATTGGCGCGCCAGCACAGGTTGAAGTGCATGAACTGCGCCGGCTCGAACGACACGCCCACCAACCCGGGCTCCTGCTGCTGAACCGAGCGCAGCAGGGTGGACACGCCCATGCCGCTGCGGGTGGCGGTGATCACCAGCGGAACAAAGTTGCTTTCGAGGGCAATGTCGAAACGTACGCGGGCGTTGCTGCAAAAGGCCTCCAGCAGGTGGCGTTGCAGGAAGGTGTTGTCGAACACCAGCATCGGTTCGCCTTGCAGCTGTTGCGCCGGGATGGACGCGGCGCCCGCCAGCGGGTGCTGCTCGGCCATGCACAGCACCATCTCGTCACTGCCGAGCAACACCGACTCCCATCCCGGGTCCACCCGCCGCGACTCCAGCAACGCCACGTCGATATCCCGTGTGGCCAGGCGCTCGTTGATGTCGTCGGCGCTGCCTTCCACCACATGCATGGCAATGCCGGGGTACTGGGCACGGAACTGCATCAACAGTTCGGGAATATGCCGGATGCCATACATCGGCGGCACGCCGACGCGGATTTCGCCGCTGTGCAACTGCGTCAGGTCCTGCAGTTCACGTCGGGCACCGGCCAGGCCTTGCAGGCAGGCTTCGGCCCGCGCCAGGAACAGTTGGCCTTCGGCTGTCACGCTGATTTGCCGCGTGGCGCGGTTGAACAGGGCCACGCCCAATTCATCCTCCAGCCGACTCACTGCCATGCTCAGCGCCGGCTGTGCAACGTGCAACGCCTGGGCCGCCTTGGTGAAGCTGCCTTGGCGAGCGATCTCGACGCAATACTCCAGCGCTTTCAGGTTCATACGATCTCGCATAACAAAGGGTGATGGTTTGCTTAACAAATGGATATTTTCTGTGATGAAGGCAAGTCTATAACCTGTCGGCATTCTTCTCCATGCCGAGCGCCCCAAGATGCCCAACCTGCGCCAATACTGGTTCATCACTCTGATCGTCGGTGCTGTGGGTGGCAGCCTTGCCAGTTGGGCGGGATGGCCACTGCCCTGGGTGATCGGTGCGCTGGTCGCCGTGATGCTGACCCGTTGCGCCGGTGGTCTTGTGCCGGAAATCCCCCATGGTCGCCAAGCCGGGCAACTCATCGTGGCGGTCGCCATCGGCTGTCATTTCACCCTGCCGGTGATGCAGCAGGTGGCGGCTCACCTCGGGCTGATCGTCACGGCGGTGCTGCTGACACTGGTGCTGGCGCAGTGTTCGGTACTG of Pseudomonas azotoformans contains these proteins:
- a CDS encoding LysR family transcriptional regulator, with the translated sequence MNLKALEYCVEIARQGSFTKAAQALHVAQPALSMAVSRLEDELGVALFNRATRQISVTAEGQLFLARAEACLQGLAGARRELQDLTQLHSGEIRVGVPPMYGIRHIPELLMQFRAQYPGIAMHVVEGSADDINERLATRDIDVALLESRRVDPGWESVLLGSDEMVLCMAEQHPLAGAASIPAQQLQGEPMLVFDNTFLQRHLLEAFCSNARVRFDIALESNFVPLVITATRSGMGVSTLLRSVQQQEPGLVGVSFEPAQFMHFNLCWRANEYLSQANRRFIETAKMYFQEDASSPLSR